The candidate division KSB1 bacterium genome has a segment encoding these proteins:
- a CDS encoding protein-glutamate O-methyltransferase CheR, which translates to MTNNEFKLIRNLIYDQFGINLCEQKKGLVVGRLRKVLNQNGFNSFGQYYDYVKSDTTGEALKTLIDKISTNHTYFFREKAHFDFLMKNTFPEIAQKIAGSKINNLRIWCAGCSSGEEPYTLAMILLEYFGMKISNWDTGILATDISSEILEKANEAIYATTNVANLPNTYLHKYFKEISKETWAVKDKLKKLVLFKQLNLMREDYPFKGKFDVIFCRNVMIYFDNVKRENLINKFYKYTQPGGYLFVGHAESLTRYQCPYRYIKPGVYKKE; encoded by the coding sequence ATTACAAATAATGAGTTCAAACTCATTAGAAACCTTATTTATGATCAATTCGGGATTAACCTCTGCGAACAAAAAAAAGGTTTGGTTGTTGGTAGATTGCGAAAAGTTCTTAACCAAAATGGATTTAATAGTTTTGGACAGTATTATGACTATGTAAAGTCAGATACAACTGGTGAAGCTCTGAAAACCTTAATCGATAAAATATCCACGAATCATACATATTTTTTTAGGGAGAAGGCACATTTTGATTTTTTAATGAAAAATACTTTTCCTGAAATAGCACAAAAAATTGCAGGAAGTAAGATAAATAATTTACGAATTTGGTGTGCAGGTTGCTCATCCGGTGAGGAACCCTATACCTTGGCAATGATTTTGTTAGAATACTTTGGTATGAAGATTAGTAATTGGGATACAGGAATTCTTGCAACAGACATATCTTCTGAAATATTAGAAAAGGCGAACGAAGCGATTTACGCGACTACTAATGTTGCGAATTTACCAAATACTTACCTTCATAAATATTTTAAAGAAATTTCCAAAGAGACCTGGGCAGTTAAGGATAAATTAAAGAAGCTCGTTTTATTCAAACAGTTAAATTTAATGAGAGAAGATTATCCTTTTAAAGGGAAATTCGACGTTATCTTTTGTCGCAATGTAATGATTTATTTCGACAATGTGAAAAGGGAAAATCTGATCAATAAATTCTACAAATACACCCAACCAGGTGGTTATCTTTTTGTTGGGCATGCTGAATCACTGACAAGATATCAATGTCCTTATCGATATATTAAACCTGGGGTATATAAAAAGGAATAA